A single genomic interval of Maniola jurtina chromosome 23, ilManJurt1.1, whole genome shotgun sequence harbors:
- the LOC123877267 gene encoding facilitated trehalose transporter Tret1-like isoform X1: MRTFLSIKLRSSAKSHLKFWFCVFKNYGGTGSQTDMGNDGGVAEYAGAGHGAGFPLHPAAGHPGSRLRASCVAPAGIPGFFLSSYLMDRIGRKFTHITVMIPGIIGWCFIYFASNISTLIIGRILCGFTGAGTVILGAVVIGEYSSPANRGMFLNLKTTAVCLGNMAVHILGNYITWNQMALIAMIPHILAVLIVFTWPESPAWLASKKKFESSEKSFYWLRGTGPESKKELEELIRAQKERDDQEKSMTVSEKCLEMINKFTRKDFIKPSIILLFAGIILEASGRHYFAAYALQIIGEVTGSKTNSFYYTLAIDIIITTASTFSAVLVKIFKRRTLFFWSGFTALFILVCVCVYLFLSANGIISKDRPWIPVGLFVVYFILSNLGLTAIPLALLGELYPLAHRGVGAAVSGIILGLALMVAMQVTPYLLLSVKVHGTFAAYGAALGLCLVVMYYILPETKDRTLQEIEYYFNFGKFRDDKIDNDEEAKMKMISHPN; encoded by the exons ATGCGCACATTCCTTAGTATCAAGTTAAGATCCAGTGCGAAAAGTCATTTGAAGTTTTGGTTTtgtgttttcaaaaattatggTGGCACCGGCAGTCAAACAG ACATGGGCAATGATGGGGGTGTTGCTGAATATGCTGGGGCAGGGCATGGTGCTGGGTTTCCCCTCCATCCTGCTGCCGGCCATCCAGGCTCCCGACTCCGAG CATCATGCGTAGCACCAGCCGGCATTCCTGGATTCTTCCTATCATCGTACTTAATGGATCGAATCGGGAGGAAATTCACTCATATCACAGTTATGATACCAGGCATCATTGGGTGGTGTTTTATCTACTTTGCCTCAAATATATCTACCTTGATTATTGGAAGAATTCTCTGTGGGTTCACGGGAGCAGGTACCGTCATATTGGGAGCGGTCGTTATAGGAGAATATTCAAGCCCAGCTAACAGAGGAATGTTCCTAAATCTTAAAACTACAGCAGTATGTCTAGGTAATATGGCGGTACATATTCTTGGCAACTATATAACGTGGAATCAAATGGCACTCATAGCCATGATTCCTCATATCTTGGCAGTTTTAATAGTTTTCACGTGGCCAGAAAGCCCGGCTTGGTTGGCATCCAAAAAGAAGTTTGAATCAAGTGAAAAATCATTCTATTGGCTTCGAGGGACGGGTCCAGAATCGAAAAAGGAACTAGAAGAACTAATAAGGGCACAAAAAGAAAGAGATGATCAGGAAAAATCAATGACTGTATCAGAAAAATGTTTGGAGATGATCAACAAGTTTACGAGGAAAGATTTCATAAAACCCTCGATTATACTGTTATTCGCTGGCATCATTCTAGAAGCTTCCGGAAGGCACTATTTTGCTGCATACGCGTTACAAATAATTGGTGAAGTGACAGGGAGTAAAACCAATTCTTTTTACTACACTTTAGCAATTGATATCATTATAACTACAGCTTCTACGTTCTCTGCAGTTTTGGTGAAGATTTTCAAACGGAGAACTCTTTTCTTCTGGAGTGGATTTACAGCTTTGTTTATATTAGTGTGCGTCTGTGTGTATTTATTCCTTTCAGCGAATGGAATAATATCTAAAGATAGGCCATGGATACCTGTAGGTTTATTCGTTGTATACTTTATTCTGTCTAACTTAGGGCTCACTGCGATTCCTCTTGCATTATTAGGAGAGCTATATCCTTTAGCACATAGAGGTGTAGGAGCGGCAGTTTCAGGTATTATCTTAGGTTTAGCTCTTATGGTAGCCATGCAAGTAACACCATACTTGCTGCTAAGTGTGAAGGTACATGGGACGTTTGCGGCTTATGGGGCAGCCTTGGGGTTGTGTTTAGTTGTTATGTACTACATTCTTCCGGAGACCAAGGACAGAACTCTCCAAGAGATAGAGTACTACTTTAATTTCGGAAAGTTCAGGGATGATAagattgataatgatgaggaAGCGAAAATGAAGATGATATCTCACCCAAACTAA
- the LOC123877267 gene encoding facilitated trehalose transporter Tret1-like isoform X2: protein MVAPAVKQTWAMMGVLLNMLGQGMVLGFPSILLPAIQAPDSEVKADLKVASWVASCVAPAGIPGFFLSSYLMDRIGRKFTHITVMIPGIIGWCFIYFASNISTLIIGRILCGFTGAGTVILGAVVIGEYSSPANRGMFLNLKTTAVCLGNMAVHILGNYITWNQMALIAMIPHILAVLIVFTWPESPAWLASKKKFESSEKSFYWLRGTGPESKKELEELIRAQKERDDQEKSMTVSEKCLEMINKFTRKDFIKPSIILLFAGIILEASGRHYFAAYALQIIGEVTGSKTNSFYYTLAIDIIITTASTFSAVLVKIFKRRTLFFWSGFTALFILVCVCVYLFLSANGIISKDRPWIPVGLFVVYFILSNLGLTAIPLALLGELYPLAHRGVGAAVSGIILGLALMVAMQVTPYLLLSVKVHGTFAAYGAALGLCLVVMYYILPETKDRTLQEIEYYFNFGKFRDDKIDNDEEAKMKMISHPN from the exons atggTGGCACCGGCAGTCAAACAG ACATGGGCAATGATGGGGGTGTTGCTGAATATGCTGGGGCAGGGCATGGTGCTGGGTTTCCCCTCCATCCTGCTGCCGGCCATCCAGGCTCCCGACTCCGAGGTAAAGGCTGACCTAAAAGTCGCTTCttgggtag CATCATGCGTAGCACCAGCCGGCATTCCTGGATTCTTCCTATCATCGTACTTAATGGATCGAATCGGGAGGAAATTCACTCATATCACAGTTATGATACCAGGCATCATTGGGTGGTGTTTTATCTACTTTGCCTCAAATATATCTACCTTGATTATTGGAAGAATTCTCTGTGGGTTCACGGGAGCAGGTACCGTCATATTGGGAGCGGTCGTTATAGGAGAATATTCAAGCCCAGCTAACAGAGGAATGTTCCTAAATCTTAAAACTACAGCAGTATGTCTAGGTAATATGGCGGTACATATTCTTGGCAACTATATAACGTGGAATCAAATGGCACTCATAGCCATGATTCCTCATATCTTGGCAGTTTTAATAGTTTTCACGTGGCCAGAAAGCCCGGCTTGGTTGGCATCCAAAAAGAAGTTTGAATCAAGTGAAAAATCATTCTATTGGCTTCGAGGGACGGGTCCAGAATCGAAAAAGGAACTAGAAGAACTAATAAGGGCACAAAAAGAAAGAGATGATCAGGAAAAATCAATGACTGTATCAGAAAAATGTTTGGAGATGATCAACAAGTTTACGAGGAAAGATTTCATAAAACCCTCGATTATACTGTTATTCGCTGGCATCATTCTAGAAGCTTCCGGAAGGCACTATTTTGCTGCATACGCGTTACAAATAATTGGTGAAGTGACAGGGAGTAAAACCAATTCTTTTTACTACACTTTAGCAATTGATATCATTATAACTACAGCTTCTACGTTCTCTGCAGTTTTGGTGAAGATTTTCAAACGGAGAACTCTTTTCTTCTGGAGTGGATTTACAGCTTTGTTTATATTAGTGTGCGTCTGTGTGTATTTATTCCTTTCAGCGAATGGAATAATATCTAAAGATAGGCCATGGATACCTGTAGGTTTATTCGTTGTATACTTTATTCTGTCTAACTTAGGGCTCACTGCGATTCCTCTTGCATTATTAGGAGAGCTATATCCTTTAGCACATAGAGGTGTAGGAGCGGCAGTTTCAGGTATTATCTTAGGTTTAGCTCTTATGGTAGCCATGCAAGTAACACCATACTTGCTGCTAAGTGTGAAGGTACATGGGACGTTTGCGGCTTATGGGGCAGCCTTGGGGTTGTGTTTAGTTGTTATGTACTACATTCTTCCGGAGACCAAGGACAGAACTCTCCAAGAGATAGAGTACTACTTTAATTTCGGAAAGTTCAGGGATGATAagattgataatgatgaggaAGCGAAAATGAAGATGATATCTCACCCAAACTAA